One region of Cinclus cinclus chromosome 1, bCinCin1.1, whole genome shotgun sequence genomic DNA includes:
- the GCM2 gene encoding chorion-specific transcription factor GCMb: protein MKLTWDINDPKLPQEPKHFDAFQEWPDGYVRLIYSSEEKNAQRHLSGWAMRNTNNHNCQILKKSCLGVVVCARSCALPGGARLQLRPAICDKARQKQQKKACPNCNSALELIPCRGHSGYPVTNFWRLDGKAIFFQAKGVHDHPRPESKLEAEARRSAIKKQMSSYHNSQKKRSLNSEAGRYHDSSGYTNNLQNFHCMDGPERVGIFTETNFSIPAPSYPSLQNVDLYKAPYDSASFQEDQLSPYPKCPNPRIYMPMPCSYEFGVPTFISSSPYSTFYKDLTSPAIDADPLSLNGSHYNAVTTHDKSFDNPGRHYGLKPAWGKTGSGDPSDCGQMATSASHPCYGGDYPCRYSPSPAPMAPPLQTVITTTTKVSYQAYKPPALKYSDNICDVKNLQSYTHVAENVSGAIYSGMKIQEDFGMIKSALLYQHDSIPTKSKPAESMESYRYGLPLGNSFAEHEGQALRFESAEY from the exons ATGAAGCTCACCTGGGACATCAACGACCCCAAGCTGCCGCAG gagcccaAGCACTTCGACGCCTTCCAGGAGTGGCCCGATGGCTACGTGCGGCTCATCTACTCGAGCGAGGAGAAGAACGCGCAGCGGCACCTCAGCGGCTGGGCCATGCGCAACACCAACAACCACAACTGCCAGATCCTCAAGAAGTCCTGCCTGGGCGTGGTGGTGTGTGCCCGGAGCTGCGCCCTGCCCGGCGgggccaggctgcagctccgCCCCGCCATATGCGACAAGGCTCGGCAGAAGCAACAAA AGAAAGCCTGTCCCAACTGCAATTCTGCCCTCGAGCTGATTCCTTGCCGAGGACACAGTGGCTATCCGGTCACAAACTTCTGGAGACTTGATGGCAAAGCAATATTTTTCCAG GCTAAAGGAGTCCATGACCACCCCCGGCCAGAGAGTAAACTGGAGGCAGAGGCAAGAAGAAGTGCAATTAAGAAGCAAATGTCCTCTTATCACAACTCCCAAAAAAAGAGATCTCTAAACTCAGAG GCAGGAAGGTACCATGACAGCAGTGGTTACACCAATAACCTACAGAACTTTCACTGCATGGATGGCCCAGAAAGAGTCGGTATCTTCACAGAAACCAATTTTTCAATTCCGGCCCCGTCTTACCCTTCACTGCAGAACGTAGACCTCTACAAGGCACCTTATGACTCAGCCAGCTTCCAAGAGGACCAGCTGTCACCATACCCCAAATGCCCAAATCCAAGGATCTACATGCCCATGCCATGCAGTTACGAGTTTGGAGTCCCTACCTTTATAAGCTCGAGTCCTTACTCAACATTTTACAAAGATCTGACCAGTCCTGCCATTGATGCAGACCCCCTCAGTCTGAACGGGTCTCACTACAATGCTGTGACCACCCATGATAAGAGCTTTGATAACCCTGGCAGGCATTACGGACTGAAACCAGCATGGGGGAAAACCGGCAGCGGGGACCCGAGTGACTGCGGGCAGATGGCAACAAGCGCTTCCCACCCTTGCTACGGCGGGGACTATCCCTGCAGGtacagccccagccccgctcccatGGCCCCGCCGCTGCAGACAgtcatcaccaccaccaccaaggTGTCCTACCAGGCCTACAAGCCACCTGCACTGAAATACAGCGACAACATCTGCGATGTGAAAAACCTCCAGAGCTACACCCATGTGGCAGAAAATGTCTCGGGTGCCATCTATTCAGGGATGAAGATTCAGGAAGACTTTGGGATGATAAAGTCAGCGTTGCTCTACCAGCATGATTCCATCCCCACAAAATCCAAACCAGCTGAGAGCATGGAGAGCTATCGGTATGGGCTCCCTCTGGGGAACAGCTTTGCTGAGCATGAAGGCCAGGCCCTAAGGTTTGAGAGTGCTGAATATTGA